The genomic stretch TCTACGCCCAGAAGGCGAACGACGTCGAGCGCTGTCGCGCACTCCATCGCCGAGCCGCGTGCGATCGCGAAGTCTGTGGCGATGGCCGGCTTGGGATTGCGAGCGTCTTGGACGACGTCGGTGTTGGCGAGTACGAGCACGAGCACGAGCACGTCAACGAGCACGAGTGCGACGACGACCACGACCACGCCTACGACCACGTCTACGTCTGGCGACTCATCGGGCCTCGGCCAGTGGTCACCGAGGCCAGGGTCCGACGAGGCACTAGCGCGCTCGCGTACGCGGGACCGAACTCCGTCAGCCGAGGCCCAGCAGCTCGCGCGTGCGCGGGTCACGCGGCGCCGCCAGCACTTGCTTGGCCTCACCCTGCTCCACCACCTGGCCCGCGTGCAGCACCACCAGGTCTTGCGCCACGCGCTCCGCGAACGCGATGTCGTGCGTGACGCACACCACGGTGAGCCCGCGCGCCGCAACGAGGCCCCGCAGCAGGTCGCTCAGCTCACCCGCGCGCTGCGGGTCGAGCGCGCTGGTGGGCTCGTCCAGGAAGAGCACGTGTGGCTCCATGGCCAGCGCTCGCGCGATGGCGCAGCGCTGCTGCTCCCCTCCCGACAGGTCGCGCGGCAGGGCGTCCACGCGGTGAGCAAGCCCCACCTGCGTGAGCAGGGCGAGCGCCTGCGTGCGCGCGGCGGCGAGGGCGACGCGACGCACGTGCACCGGTGCCTCCATCACGTTCTCGAGCGCGGTCATGTGCGGGAACAGGTGCCACTGCTGGAACACGAGCCCCGCTCGTTGCTGGAGCGCGCGGCGCTGCGCCGTGTTCACGCCGGCATCGAGGGTCAGGCCGCCGATGCGCACGCTGCCCGTGTCGAACGCCTCGAGGCCCATCATACAGCGCAGCAGCGTGCTCTTGCCGCTGCCCGAGGGCCCCAGCAGCGCGCTCACGCGGGCCGGCTCG from Sandaracinaceae bacterium encodes the following:
- a CDS encoding amino acid ABC transporter ATP-binding protein, which codes for MGDAVTVTGLSKRFGESEVLRHVDLRFEPARVSALLGPSGSGKSTLLRCMMGLEAFDTGSVRIGGLTLDAGVNTAQRRALQQRAGLVFQQWHLFPHMTALENVMEAPVHVRRVALAAARTQALALLTQVGLAHRVDALPRDLSGGEQQRCAIARALAMEPHVLFLDEPTSALDPQRAGELSDLLRGLVAARGLTVVCVTHDIAFAERVAQDLVVLHAGQVVEQGEAKQVLAAPRDPRTRELLGLG